A region from the Catellatospora sp. TT07R-123 genome encodes:
- a CDS encoding Tex family protein: MTTSIAQRIAEELGVRQNQVTAAVELLDGGATVPFVARYRKEVTGALDDAQLRTLEERLRYLRELEERRGTILESIRSQGKLDDALEALIMGADSKARLEDIYLPYKPKRRTKAMIAREAGLEPLADTLIGDPSQDPQATAAGYVDADRGVADVAAALEGARSILVERFGEDADLIGALREQMWTRGRLVSKMREGKADDGAKFSDYFDFSEPYAKLPSHRILAMFRGEKEEVLDLVTEPDEPAPEGAPAGPTIFEQRIAAKFGISERGRPADKWLNDTVRWAWRTRILVHLGLDLRTRLFQAAEEEAVRVFAMNLRDLLLAAPAGTRATMGLDPGFRTGVKVAVVDATGKVVAYETIYPHVPANRWNESLATLAKLCAAHKVELIAIGNGTASRETDKLATDLIKMAPQLNLTKIVVSEAGASVYSASAYASQELPSLDVSIRGAVSIARRLQDPLAELVKIDPKSIGVGQYQHDLSEVKLSRSLDAVVEDCVNGVGVDVNTASAPLLARVSGISAGLAENIVLHRDANGPFRSRTALKDVARLGPKAFEQCAGFLRIPNGDNPLDASSVHPESYPVVQRILKQNAVEMAKLVGNGSLLRTLKPAEYADDVFGLPTVTDIIKELEKPGRDPRPAFKTASFKDGVEKIGDLQPGMLLEGVVTNVAAFGAFVDIGVHQDGLVHVSALSHTFVKDPRDVVKSGDVVKVKVLDVDIPRKRISLTLRLDDEATPAAGGGNRPGGQRGGDNRSGGGGGQRGGGDRGGQRSGGGQPRQQRNEPIANNAMAEALRRAGLDKLR, from the coding sequence GTGACGACGTCCATTGCACAGCGCATCGCCGAGGAGCTCGGCGTACGGCAGAACCAGGTCACCGCGGCGGTCGAGCTGCTCGACGGCGGAGCGACGGTCCCGTTCGTCGCGCGTTACCGCAAGGAGGTGACCGGGGCACTGGACGACGCACAGCTGCGCACGCTGGAGGAGCGGCTGCGCTACCTGCGCGAGCTGGAGGAGCGGCGCGGCACGATCCTGGAGTCGATCCGGTCCCAGGGCAAGCTCGACGACGCCCTCGAAGCGCTGATCATGGGGGCGGACTCGAAGGCCCGGCTGGAGGACATCTACCTGCCGTACAAGCCCAAGCGCCGCACCAAGGCCATGATCGCCCGCGAGGCCGGGCTGGAGCCGCTGGCCGACACGCTGATCGGCGACCCGTCGCAGGACCCGCAGGCCACCGCCGCAGGCTACGTCGACGCCGACCGGGGCGTGGCCGACGTCGCCGCCGCGCTCGAAGGCGCCCGGTCGATCCTGGTCGAGCGCTTCGGCGAGGACGCCGACCTGATCGGCGCGCTGCGCGAGCAGATGTGGACCCGGGGCCGGCTGGTCTCGAAGATGCGCGAGGGCAAGGCCGACGACGGGGCGAAGTTCTCCGACTACTTCGACTTCTCCGAGCCGTACGCCAAGCTGCCCTCGCACCGCATCCTGGCCATGTTCCGGGGCGAGAAGGAGGAGGTCCTCGACCTCGTCACCGAGCCCGACGAGCCCGCGCCCGAGGGCGCCCCGGCCGGGCCGACCATCTTCGAGCAGCGCATCGCGGCCAAGTTCGGCATCTCCGAGCGCGGCCGCCCCGCCGACAAGTGGCTCAACGACACCGTCCGCTGGGCCTGGCGCACCCGCATCCTGGTCCACCTGGGCCTGGACCTGCGCACCCGGCTGTTTCAGGCCGCCGAGGAGGAGGCGGTGCGGGTCTTCGCGATGAACCTGCGCGACCTGCTGCTGGCCGCCCCGGCGGGCACCCGCGCCACGATGGGCCTGGACCCGGGCTTCCGCACCGGCGTCAAGGTCGCCGTCGTCGACGCCACCGGCAAGGTCGTCGCGTACGAGACCATCTACCCGCACGTGCCGGCGAACCGCTGGAACGAGTCCCTGGCGACGCTGGCCAAGCTGTGCGCCGCGCACAAGGTCGAGCTGATCGCGATCGGCAACGGCACCGCCTCCCGCGAGACCGACAAGCTCGCCACGGACCTGATCAAGATGGCGCCGCAGCTCAACCTCACCAAGATCGTGGTGTCGGAGGCGGGCGCGTCGGTCTACTCGGCGTCGGCGTACGCCTCGCAGGAGCTGCCCAGCCTCGACGTCTCCATCCGGGGCGCGGTCTCCATCGCCCGCCGCCTCCAGGACCCGCTCGCCGAGCTCGTCAAGATCGACCCGAAGTCGATCGGCGTCGGCCAGTACCAGCACGACCTGTCCGAGGTGAAGCTGTCGCGCTCGCTGGACGCCGTCGTCGAGGACTGTGTGAACGGCGTCGGCGTCGACGTGAACACCGCGTCGGCCCCGCTGCTGGCCCGGGTCTCCGGCATCAGCGCCGGGCTGGCCGAGAACATCGTGCTGCACCGCGACGCCAACGGGCCGTTCCGGTCCCGTACCGCGCTCAAGGACGTGGCGCGGCTGGGCCCGAAGGCGTTCGAGCAGTGCGCGGGCTTCCTGCGCATCCCCAACGGCGACAACCCGCTCGACGCCTCCAGCGTGCACCCCGAGTCATACCCGGTGGTGCAGCGGATCCTGAAGCAGAACGCCGTCGAGATGGCCAAGCTGGTCGGCAACGGCTCGCTGCTGCGCACCCTCAAGCCCGCCGAGTACGCCGACGACGTCTTCGGCCTGCCGACGGTCACCGACATCATCAAGGAGCTGGAGAAGCCCGGCCGCGACCCGCGCCCGGCCTTCAAGACCGCCTCGTTCAAGGACGGCGTCGAGAAGATCGGCGACCTCCAGCCCGGCATGCTGCTGGAGGGCGTGGTCACGAACGTGGCCGCGTTCGGCGCGTTCGTCGACATCGGCGTCCACCAGGACGGCCTGGTGCACGTGTCGGCGCTGTCGCACACGTTCGTCAAGGACCCGCGCGACGTGGTCAAGTCCGGTGACGTGGTCAAGGTCAAGGTGCTGGACGTGGACATCCCGCGCAAGCGCATCTCGCTGACCCTGCGCCTGGACGACGAGGCGACCCCGGCGGCCGGCGGCGGCAACCGCCCCGGCGGCCAGCGCGGCGGCGACAACCGCAGCGGCGGTGGCGGCGGCCAGCGCGGCGGCGGCGACCGGGGCGGCCAGCGCAGCGGCGGCGGGCAGCCCCGCCAGCAGCGCAACGAGCCGATCGCCAACAACGCCATGGCCGAGGCCCTGCGCCGCGCCGGCCTCGACAAGCTCCGCTGA